The genomic interval TAAAACGGAAAAATGTACTTTCTATTATACTATGCATTATCCATGCTACACTTCACAACGTTGCTTTAATTTATATAGggacattttccttttttttttttttttttttttagaattatgGCTAACAAAATAAATGCTTCACAATCAGGCCATCAATTCTGTGGCTATTAAAATGTTCCTGAAAAGGATAAAGTCGGTAAGAAAGATCAACCCCAAATGAAATGTTCAAGTGACTTTGGTATGAAACATTGATTTTTTTCTTTCACATGTTGGGATTTTGTAATTAGTGAAAGGAAATATCGGGTTACAAGCGATTACTTCTATTCCTCCGCGTTTAATATCTGCAGTTACTGCTAAATCATCACTGCTTTTCCTAATTACAACATTTACATTAACCTGTAATGTATACAATCTTTAATAAATTAACTGGCATCATTAGTAATTAAAACGGAGTTATTTAGGTAGAAGTGTATATCAGTGCAGTAAACATCATGTAATTAACTCTTCCTCGATACTGTGGGTGGCTCTGAAAAGCCTTTGTTGGTATTTGGTATTCTTTTTTTTAGAATTATGGCTCTAACCACATAAATGCTTCAATCAGGTCATCAATTGTATGGCTATTAAATGTTCCTTAAAAGGATCATCAAGAAATGTTCAAGAGACTATGGTATAAAACATTTATTATTGTAATGCTATTACTTCTATTCCCTCGTGTTTAATATCTGCAGTTACTTAAATAATTACTACTTTGTCTAATTACAGCACTGACATATTGAGATACATGTACATTAATCTGTAGTGTACAGAACCTTTCATAAATTAACTTGCAACATTAGTAATTAAAACTGATACAGATACTTAGGTAGAAGTGTACATACATCAGTGCAGTAAACATTATGTAATTAAACTCTTCCCCGACACTGTGGGTGGCtctgaaaagagcctttgtgttgtTGGGTATTTGGGATTCTCCGCTCCTGGTCTCGGGTGTTCAGTTCTCACTTGCTGCTCTTGGCCGATTTGTGGCTCTCGGTTTTCTTGGGCAGCAGCACGGCCTGGATGTTGGGCAGGACACCCCCCTGGGCGATGGTGACCCCTCCGAGCAGCCTGTTCAGCTCCTCATCGTTCCTTACAGCGAGCTGCAGGTGCCGGGGGATGATGCGGGACTTCTTATTATCCCGGGCGGCGTTACCAGCCAACTCCAGGATTTCAGCGGTCAGGTACTCCAACACTGCGGCCAAATAGACCGGGGCTCCGGCTCCTACACGCTGAGCATAATTCCCCTTCCGGAGCAGTCTGTGCACACGGCCCACTGGAAACTGCAGGCCAGCCCGAGATGAGCGAGTCTTTGCCTTAGCACGAGTTTTCCCGCCCTGtttacctcttccagacatcTTCTATCAATCTGACTGCAGCtctaacagaaaaagaaataacaAACCCCGCCCCCTGTGCCTGTATTTATACCTTCCTGGAGCAGTCAAACTTCTCTGTGATTGGACAGTTTTGAAAGCAGCCAATCAGTTCCAGAATTCTGCAACCACCAATCACCTTAGTTGAATTACATGTGGTGAGGTCACAATCATCACATGATATTCTTAGCCAATAGACAAACAGAAGACTGAATCTCCTCATTTGCATAGGATGTCTATAAATAgagctgctgggggaggagtctgACATTGAGTCGGTCGAGTCGAGTTGAGTTGGATTGAGTCTTTTGAACTGACCAGAGAGGCTGATGACTCCTCGAGTGGGTCACTTCCCATCACAGCGCCCGCCGCCGACACCACTTTCCAGAGTTTCAGTCGGGGATGTATTGACTGGCCCGTTTGGAGAGCCGCCGCTGCCACGTGGGGGAGAGCCGCCGCTGCCACGTGGGGGAGAGCCGCTGCTGCCACGTGTGGGAGAGCTGCTGCTGCCACGTGGGTCATTGCCCATCGCTTTGCTTTAtagctttattgcactgtatgCTGAGTTCTGTGTGCAGTACTGAGCCCAGAGCTCCGACTTGCTGTGACCcccggccttgcccccccccctgcctagtgctgtgcccccccctgtctagtgcagtgcccccccctgtgctctgtgccccccccgtgctctgtgccccccccagtgctctgtgcccccccctgtgcgctgtgctgcgccccctgtgctctgtgctgtgcccccctgcgctctgttgtgcccccctgcgctctgctgtgcccccctgcgctctgtgctgtgcccccctgcgctctgtgctgtgcccccctgtgctctgtgctgtgcccccctgtgctctgtgctcacccctgtgctctctgctcccccctacgctctgtgctgtgccccccctgcgctctgtgctgtgccccccctgcgctctgtgctgtgccccccctgcgctctgtgctgtgccccccctgcgctctgtgctgtgccccccctgcgctctgtgctgtgccccccctgaacttggtgccgtgcccccccctgcgccgtGTGCTTTTGATCCCTGCATTGCGTGCTTTGGGCCGTGTGCTCACcgccgtgcgtgtgtgtggctctgatttgggccgtgtgctcgccgccgtgcgggtgcgtggctctgatttgggctgtgtgctcgccgccgtgcgggtgcgtggctctgacttgtgccgtgtgctcgccgccgtgtgcgtggctctgatttgtgcagtgtgcttgccgccgtgcgtgtggctctgatttgtgccgtgtgcccgccgccgtgcgggtgcgtggctctggtctgcgccttactatggcagaggcaaatgtgccacctatggagactgcaatacatgatgctgcagaagacatggactacactttagtgaagaagagagggcgagcaaactctgatagctccaatggttcttcccctccatcGGTAGCAAAGACAAAGATGCAGAAGCACAAGGAAGACCAAGGCATCAAAACATCAAACCGCTTCGAGCCACTTGCTAATGCCGATGACTGCTCAGGGCCCAGGTGCAACGATGAAGAGACTGCACTCCCACCCAAAAAGATTCGCATACCACCAGTAATGGTTAGGAATATGAAGACCCACAAGGACCTTGTCGACATCCTCACCGAGCACTGCACTTCCCCGTTTGTAGTTAAACCACGGGCGAACCACGCAAAGATCACTACCACAACTGTGGACGACTACCGGAGCTTAACGGACTGCTTTGCAAAGCAGGGCATAGAATACTACACCTTCCCACTGACGCGCCTAAAGCCCCAGAAATTTGTAATTCGCGGCTTACCAGCAAACGCCTCCGTGGGGGATATTTCCCACGACCTCGCGGAACATGGACTTCCAGTCAAGAGCGTAGCCCAATTGACATCCCCGGTGGACAAGACCAAGAAGTTCCCTTTGTTTATTGTCACACTGGCAGAAACCCCGGAGAGCCAGCCTGCAGATCTTACCAAGATTACCAAGCTCTGTAGCTGTGTGGTAACCACAGAAGCGCCAAAGGGCAGAAAAGGCCCAACCATGTGTTTCAACTGCCAACGGCTCGGGCATACCTCTGCATTCTGCCACCAGAAGccacgctgtgtgtgttgtggagagaaccacaactccaaggaatgcccacgagataggaagaaggagccggcgacatgtgcaaactgcaaaggcccacacccggcaagctaccgtggttgcccgtacctcacaaaagcaaagcaagaggaacgggaaaagcggacaccccacctgatggagcaggcaccaaggaagacacccactactcaataccagcttccccgcctggcgccggagagacagaggaccacagaacacctgatcccagacctaggcacggcatccacccagaggatgcaaaacccagacggacaaacctacgcggaaactctcaggacaccatccaccaaccccgttgaggcggccaacccggaccccgcaggcggaaccgcaagcccaacaaactggctagagatcatccttaaaatagcgagcgctattgcgagaatggatattcaccccattgtgacaatgatagcgaatctcatcccggcccttctcaggagcacagaaactaaccaccatggcagcaacatctaaacgcagttctgtcatcgtgatgtggaatgcaaatggtatcagcaagaagacagatgaactccttcacctgatggaatcgaggaatgtatgcgcagctctgctctcggagacccaccttcaaggaaaccaaaaactaagcctggcgaaccacagggtataccgtaccgaccgggcaacaggagccagaggtggtgggacggctgtgattgttaacacacgggtcagccataatgagattgcactaccacccctccggagtattgaagccactggagtacaggtaaagactgcaacaggaccactgcgactaattgccacctactgcccccctaaggtgaagctacatttgggagacttggaagctctgctggactccactgtcccaaccatcatcgggggagacctaaatgccaaacaccggtgctggaactcaaggacagcaaactccagaggacaagctcttcttgcttactcaaaggagagtgactttgtagtggctggccctacagaacccacccactacccaggcactgcaagccacacaccggatgtcctggacattgtcttactgaagaacgtgaaacattctgtccagttggaaaccctggcggaactgacctcagaccacaacccagttaccattactgttggcgacgagatggaaacccaccagcaaacacccaggtacaacttcaccagggcgaactggagcctgtacaaagaagagttgagcaacatcacaaacccccgccccttggacaccaacggagacattgatgatgctgttaacacctttactaccgcagtccaacatgcaatagagcacagcgtcccgaaacagatgcccaaacgctgctccatctacgacctaccgagcgggatcaagcaagcgattgctgagaaaaacagggcccgacgccagtggcagaagttccgcacacctgaccttctggtaaagtacaactcacttgccagactactgcgacagcaaatcagccaacaccggggggagaggtgggaggccgcagcagccaagctgaaggaatccgacaactctgtttggagaatgacccgacgcctgaccgggaagaaggagcctaatccaccgatccagggccagacccacctggcatgtagcaacaaggacaaggcagaggttctcgctgacacactggagacaacttttaggcctaaccaagccagcaaaatagcacgggaagttgagcaaggagttaacaggcatcttaccgagcacctaccagagaccgaagcggaaacccttgaaggatgcaccaggactgagataatgcaacttgcagaaaagctggcaaatggcaaagcaccaggaagtgacggaattaccaacctggccatcaagaagcttccgccggcagccatggaatgcctcacagaaatcttcaatgcatgcatgcggctccagcactttcctcaatcctggaaggaagccaaggtcattgtatttccaaagcctggaaaaccacggagggatcctgcaaactaccgtccgataagcctgctctctggactgtcgaaactcctggagaaagttattcttacgcgcctccgccactttgcctctggtaaaaacattctactaaaggagcaatttggattccggaaggaccactcaaccaaccatcagctgctgcgagtcgttgacataataagccatggattcaacatccacaaatcaactggagttgtcttcttggacgtggccaaagcatttgacagagtttggcatgaaggactactgcacaaaatgatcaacctgaaattcccaaactacctgattaagctgactgcaagctacttgcgggagcgcacattccacgtggctgtgcgggaagagctctcaacaacacgccccatccgcgctggcgtgccacagggatcagtcctgggacctttccttttcaacctcttcatgaatgacatccccacagacctccacaagactcaactggcactctacgcagacgatgtggcagtcatctcccagtccttcagagagaaagaattagctaagaacatccagaaagcactagacatgctatcaacatggtacagcgactggcaagtaggactgaactccagcaagactacagctacactgtttaccaaaaagaggatcaaggcacacccgccaatcaccctcaacggagaggctgtcaaatgggagccaaacagctcttacctaggtgtaatcctagatagcaaactaagctggagaaaccacattgagaagattcaacagaaggcaacaaccaagctggcagcactgtaccctctgctgaagacaaggaccatgcccatcaagagcaaagtcaatgtgatcaaggcgatcattagacccacaatgacatacgcctccccggtgtggagtggttgccaccaacatcaaagatcatctctccaaaaattacagaacaaggcgctgcggattgcgtccaacgctccacttcctacaagaatagcagaccttcatagggaactgggtatcgagatgttagatgaacatctaaagaagctcaacaagaaattctacaaggaactggaccagaactcaaacccgctgatcaagaagcttgctgcgatctctgcaaacccatttgaccgctacccacgacccatcacagcgctgaacctgtgaaaccaactcaactgtggcaagtaacacagatcaagaagcttcctaaagagtgcgacaatacactcaacaagagaacttggagtaatgaggctcaagcctcggtatccaatatcaccactgacagatttaatctgtcagtcagaacagaacggtcagtgAGTCTGACATTGTTTCTCTGCAGGTGGAAGAGGAAGCATCGCTCAATATGCCTGAACCAGCCAAGTCTGCGCCAGCTGCCAAGAAGGGCTCTAAGAAAGCCGTGACCAAGACTCAGAAGAAAGAAGGGAAGAAGCGTAGGAAGAGCAGGAAGGAAAGTTATGCC from Ascaphus truei isolate aAscTru1 chromosome 17, aAscTru1.hap1, whole genome shotgun sequence carries:
- the LOC142468477 gene encoding histone H2A type 1, which translates into the protein MSGRGKQGGKTRAKAKTRSSRAGLQFPVGRVHRLLRKGNYAQRVGAGAPVYLAAVLEYLTAEILELAGNAARDNKKSRIIPRHLQLAVRNDEELNRLLGGVTIAQGGVLPNIQAVLLPKKTESHKSAKSSK